The stretch of DNA TGCACCGCGACGTCAAGCCGGCGAACATCCTCATCAACGACGAGGGTGCGTCCGGCTTCGCCCGCTCGGTCAAGCTCACCGACTTCGGCGTCGCGCACTTCGTCGACGGCTCGCGCCTGACGAACGACGGCACGATCATCGGCACCGCGGCCTACCTGAGCCCCGAGCAGGTCGCGGGTGAGCCGATCGGCTTCGCCACCGACGTCTACTCGCTCGGCCTGGTGCTGCTCGAGTCGCTGACCGGCAAGCAGGAGTACTCCGGCACCCTCATCGAAGCGGCCCTCGCGCGGCTCCGGAACGACCCCCAGGTCCCCGCGGAGGTCGGCGCCGAGTGGAAGGACCTGCTCGCCAAGATGACGCACCGCGACCCGGCGAAGCGCCCGACCGCGGTCGCGGTCGCGAACGCGCTGCGCGGTGGGTCGACGCAGATCACCGGTCCGGTGCCGCTCGGGCCGGAGCGCACGAAGCACAAGCGCGACCACAAGCTGCACCGTGCGGCGCACAAGCACGCCAGGCGCGGGACCTTCACGGCCGTTCGGCGGTGGCGGCGTCGGAACGTGCTCGTCGGCTCGTTCGCGACGTTCGGCGTGCTCGCGGCCTGCGCCGCCGCCTACGTCGCGGGCACCCTGCACTGAGGTCGTCCGTCCACGGGGGCGGCTCCGTCCACCGGTGCGCGCGACGCCGTCGCGGGACGGTGGTCCCTGGCAGGATGGGGGCATGACCGACCAGCGATGGATCAAGATCTGCGGACTCTCGACGCCGGAGACCGTGGACGCCGCCGTGGACGCCGGTGCCGACGCGGTCGGGTTCGTCTTCGCCGCCGGCAGCCCCCGGACCGTCACTGCCGACCTCGCCAAGGAGCTCGTCGAGCGGGTGCCCGAGGGCATCGACGCCGTCGGGGTCTTCCGTGACCAGCAGATCGACGAGGTGGTCGGCATCGCCTCCGAGGTCGGGCTCACCACCCTGCAGCTGCACGGCCGCGAGTCGGTCAGCGACTTCGCCCGCGCCCGTGACGCCGGGTTCTTCACCATCCGGGCCGTCGCCGCCGACGACTACCTGCGCGAGACCGCCGAGCAGCGCGCCGAGTTCGACCACGACCTGCTGCTGCTCGACGCCGCGGTTCCCGGCAGCGGCACCCTGGTCGACCCGGCGACGCTCGCCGGTCGGGTGGACGAAGCCTGGATCCTCGCCGGCGGTCTGACGCCCGCCAACGTCGTCGCCGCCGTGCAGGCGCTCGACCCGGACGGGGTCGACGTCTCCAGCGGGGTCGAGTCGGAGCGTGGCGTCAAGGACGCCGCGAAGATCCGCTCCTTCGTCGAGGCGGTCCGCAGCATCCCCTGACGGACGTGCCGTGACGGGCGCGGCGTCACCACATGACGGACGGGAGGCCCGTGGCGGATCCGCCACGGGCCTCCCGTCCGTCGTGTGGGCGCGTCAGCGCAGGGTCGGGATCAGCTCCGTCAGGAACGCGTCCGTGTCCTCCCAGCCCTCCACCGCGTGGCAGGGGACGCCGAGCGCCTTCACCGGGTAGTCGTTGCCCTCGGGGTCGAGGCGGTCGCCGACGAACAGCATGTCGTCGAGCGCGATGCCGGTCAGCTCGGCGAGCCGGCGCATGCCGTACGCCTTGTCGATGCCCTTCCGGGTGATGTCGACGCTGGTCGAGCCGCCGGAGCGGACCTCGAGGTCCGGGAGCTCCGCCTGGACGAGCCGGCGCAGGTGGTCCTTCTTCTCACCGGTCGGATCCCATCGCTTCTTGACGTCCACCGGGGCGGACTGGCCGAGCGCCGAGAACGTGATCTGCGACCCGCGGTCCTCGAGGATCTCGCCCCAGGTCTCCGACTCCCAGTAGCCGGCCGCCTTCGCCTGCGTCTCGACCGCCGCGAGGGCGCGGGCCTTCTCGTCGTCGGTCAGGTCCTCGGCGTACTGCAGGACCCAGTCCGACCCCGACCAGCGGTAGTACGCCGTGCCGCAGGTCGGCAGCAGGTGCAGGTCGTCGAGGACGAGGCCCTCGCGCTCGCGGAGCGGGAGCACGAGCTGCTGCTCGAACTGCTGGAAGTTGCCGCCCGAGATGACCGCGACGGGCACGGTGGCGAGCAGGGACGCGAACGT from Curtobacterium sp. SGAir0471 encodes:
- a CDS encoding serine/threonine-protein kinase; protein product: MTLVDSARADTVLAGRYRLVRLIGTGGMGSVYEARDEHTYRLVAVKLFATPDSMTTADRVRQEREIRLLSMLSHPGLVPLYDAGTHEFEDGPHRFIVMELIADTTLLRRLAGGPLHNYEVADLGAQLADALAYVHSRGIVHRDVKPANILINDEGASGFARSVKLTDFGVAHFVDGSRLTNDGTIIGTAAYLSPEQVAGEPIGFATDVYSLGLVLLESLTGKQEYSGTLIEAALARLRNDPQVPAEVGAEWKDLLAKMTHRDPAKRPTAVAVANALRGGSTQITGPVPLGPERTKHKRDHKLHRAAHKHARRGTFTAVRRWRRRNVLVGSFATFGVLAACAAAYVAGTLH
- a CDS encoding phosphoribosylanthranilate isomerase is translated as MTDQRWIKICGLSTPETVDAAVDAGADAVGFVFAAGSPRTVTADLAKELVERVPEGIDAVGVFRDQQIDEVVGIASEVGLTTLQLHGRESVSDFARARDAGFFTIRAVAADDYLRETAEQRAEFDHDLLLLDAAVPGSGTLVDPATLAGRVDEAWILAGGLTPANVVAAVQALDPDGVDVSSGVESERGVKDAAKIRSFVEAVRSIP
- a CDS encoding HAD-IIB family hydrolase; protein product: MTTPRLVAFDLDDTLAPSKSPLDPRMLETFASLLATVPVAVISGGNFQQFEQQLVLPLREREGLVLDDLHLLPTCGTAYYRWSGSDWVLQYAEDLTDDEKARALAAVETQAKAAGYWESETWGEILEDRGSQITFSALGQSAPVDVKKRWDPTGEKKDHLRRLVQAELPDLEVRSGGSTSVDITRKGIDKAYGMRRLAELTGIALDDMLFVGDRLDPEGNDYPVKALGVPCHAVEGWEDTDAFLTELIPTLR